A segment of the Candidatus Bathyarchaeota archaeon genome:
GTTGTATGAGTTGAAGTTCGATTTGTCCTGCAAATTCAGGCTTTACCATTTTTAGGTTTGTGAGGCGTTGTCTGGCTTCTGATGAGAGTATGCGGCGGAGTAGAGCTTGTTTCTGTATTTCGACTTGTTGTTGCATTTGGGCTCGTTGTTGTTCTTGGGCGAGTCTTTGCTGTAGTTCTAGCAGTTTTTTTTTGCGTAGCGCTTCGATTTCTTCGTCCTCGCTCATAGTCTTTCATCTTTAATATTTTGCTAGTTCAGGCACTTTCTTTTCTAGTTCTGTTTTTATTTCGGTGGCTATTGTGTCTAGTAGTCGTCTGCCTTCGTTTGTTAGCACTCTACCCTTCCCTTTCACGTTTTCAACAAGTCCAGCAGTTTCAAGTTGTTGGAAGAGTTTTCTGATGTTGCTGCCCGCGCCTTTTCTCACGTGTTCTGGGCGGACTCCGAGGTCTTTTCTTCCGCTGTATTGTGCTCTTAGTCTCTCGACGCCTATTGGGCCTTTCATGTAGGTTTTTCGGAGTAGTGAGGCGCAGCGTATATACCACCAGTTTGGGTTTTGGGGTTGTTGTGTTGCGTAAGTGCCTGTTTTTACGTAGGGTGCCCATTGTGGGGGGGTGACTTGGTCTATGTTGTCTTTTATGTATTGGGCTAGTTTGTTGATGAATGCTTGTGTTGGGACGTCGTATGGTGTTGGCAAGGTTATTTACCTGTGGTTGTTTTCCTTCAGAAGATTTATGAAGCCTCTTATAAAGGCTTACTCCTTGTTAGGTTTGTTTTGTGTGTTCTCGGCGCATAGGCTAAACCATCTTGATAGGCTTCAAATAGGCGGCAAATATGAATTGGGTTGATTGTGTGATGGCAAAGAATGGGGTGTTGGTAGTTGTTCTTCTGAAGGTTGTGTTGTTAGGAGAAGCTTTGGT
Coding sequences within it:
- a CDS encoding DNA-binding protein, with the translated sequence MSEDEEIEALRKKKLLELQQRLAQEQQRAQMQQQVEIQKQALLRRILSSEARQRLTNLKMVKPEFAGQIELQLIQLAQTGRLKIPVTDNQLKEILAQLQTQRRDIKIRRK
- a CDS encoding 30S ribosomal protein S19e, which encodes MPTPYDVPTQAFINKLAQYIKDNIDQVTPPQWAPYVKTGTYATQQPQNPNWWYIRCASLLRKTYMKGPIGVERLRAQYSGRKDLGVRPEHVRKGAGSNIRKLFQQLETAGLVENVKGKGRVLTNEGRRLLDTIATEIKTELEKKVPELAKY